In Chaetodon auriga isolate fChaAug3 chromosome 7, fChaAug3.hap1, whole genome shotgun sequence, a genomic segment contains:
- the wdr62 gene encoding WD repeat-containing protein 62 isoform X6, which yields MAEGADCGSANIAKRRQPAGRKSRSSQHKKTVSGRVSLEKVLGISTASGSGLTSDPNSGLIAYPAGCVIVLLHPKKNKQSHIINTSRKPFSALAFSHDGKHLVTGESGHMPCVRVWEVGGAQVAEVQSHKYGVSCVAFSTNSCYIVSVGFQHDMTVSVWDWRKGSIIASNKVSSRVFAVSFSQDNSYFVTAGNRHVKFWYLDASKERRVNSTVPLIGRSGLLGDHKNSMFSGVACGRGLMADNTYCITSSSLLCLFNSSRQLEAWVNLKTSAASCLVVSADFIFCGCADGVIRVFSPSNLQYVSTLHRPHRLGVDLTQSAQHGSLLPASPGAQYPDTLALTFDPAAKHLTCVYNDHSVYVWDVKDMRNVGKLYSALYHSGSVWSVEVYPELPDASQACLPPSSFLTCSSDNTIRLWHTDPPTRHRNLYSNDLLRILYVGENTQHLQAEGERGESAGADGKAGIRVLAVSPDGQHLAAGDRCGNLRIFGLEFLDELVKIEAHDSEVLCLSFSPASTGVRLLASASRDRLIHIFSLDKDYSLEQTLNDHSASITAVKFTGESPEVRMVSCGADKSIYFQTAEQTVEGLSFSRSHHVVEKTTLYDMDLDSSRTHVAIACQDRNVRVYNVDTGKLKKCLKGSSSDEGALLKVHVDPSGSFFATSCSDKNITIFDYESGECVSTLFGHSEIVTCMRFSQDCRHLITVSGDSCVFVWRLDSQMTSIMRKKRGLKPPPAPETSSHKQQSIRRETFITVPACQLPLMEEEEEEEARLRTPHRVDSAQDPPTLQTNGKLPMWFRKLQGQGDASAAVQSDAEPRQVRSRWAEQLDPLIICASFSPSQMEEEEEEEEDFHPQSLDSLLGEEVEEEEDGEEEKESPGEDRSSYILYPDTTNTTTDREFDVEGVADPQQSLTQLEVRGQGAEPLWSTELSPDSACSEGSAGSLEQQHDADTDSLSQGSSVGSLCLEEDDDRNSLKNHFDTLASSLTDEKFDTDLRTLRPPEEKHFLNPRLSISTRFLSRFQDRIKTWPSRAPPPVSIPTRISEESSVSNTSVQVDSQSSGEVASSQSTHTENTNGGDVAAAAPSSSSSVASPVQQGAPRLGYLGTTASSRAKVSQDPPTSSQEEENLSSSSSDLQPPAPMPSSGLDPHQDRTSPQVSATPTEVMSPGEVGRWSVSSVEETPTNQSQTLIQTPAPSADTPTSCDIISCSDSRLAEGPGGSETRIQTDPDSSVGDKSSSSELPTSSSSSSLSETLRPPLTGSGDEESVSLLQCQQVCDELRRTARRAAHLYQQLGVAADRSESRLQMLSVLQEAFDVVNSELRAALRGGDEGAATLSLLEKYSEQLVQMTRDKLNRI from the exons ATGGCAGAGGGAGCGGACTGCGGTTCGGCGAACATCGCAAAGAGGAGGCAACCAGCCGGGAGGAAGAGCCGATCGAGCCAGCACAAGAAGACCGTCAGCGGCCGG gtgAGTCTGGAGAAAGTTTTGGGCATCAGCACAGCCAGTGGCAGcggtttgacctctgaccccaacTCTGGGCTCATTGCCTATCCTGCAGG ctgcgtCATCGTGCTGCTTCACCCGAAGAAGAACAAGCAGAGTCACATCATCAACACGTCCAG GAAACCCTTCAGTGCTCTGGCCTTCTCTCACGATGGAAAACACCTGGTCACTGGTGAG agcgGTCACATGCCCTGCGTGCGGGTGTGGGAGGTGGGCGGAGCTCAGGTGGCCGAGGTTCAGTCTCATAAATATGGAGTTTCCTGTGTGGCGTTCTCCACCAACAGCTGCTACATCGTTTCTGTGGGATTCCAACACGACATGACCGTCAGTGTGTGGGACTGGAGG AAAGGTTCGATCATCGCCTCCAACAAAGTGTCCAGCAGAGTGTTCGCCGTCTCCTTCTCGCAGGACAACAGCTACTTCGTCACCGCAGGAAACAGACACGTCAAGTTCTGGTACCTGGACGCCTCCAAAGAACGACGG GTGAACAGCACCGTGCCTCTGATTGGTCGCTCAGGGCTGCTAGGCGATCACAAGAACAGTATGTTCAGCGGGGTGGCGTGTGGGCGTGGCCTCATGGCGGACAACACCTACTGCATCACCAGCTCcagcctgctgtgtctgttcAACAGCAGCCGACAGCTGGAGGCCTGGGTCAACCTCAAG ACGTCGGCGGCGAGCTGCCTGGTGGTCAGCGCAGACTTCATCTTCTGTGGCTGTGCTGACGGCGTGATCAGAGTCTTCAGTCCATCCAACCTGCAGTACGTCAGCACTCTGCACCGACCGCACCGGCTGGGCGTCGACCTCACCCAGAGCGCGCAGCACGG CAGCCTGTTACCTGCCAGTCCAGGTGCTCAGTACCCCGACACGCtggctctgacctttgaccccgctGCCAAACACCTGACCTGCGTGTACAACGACCACAGCGTGTATGTATGGGACGTGAAAGACATGAGGAACGTGGGGAAGCTGTACTCTGCTCTGTACCACAGCGGCTCTGTGTGGAGCGTCGAG GTGTATCCGGAGCTGCCTGATGCGTCCCAGGCCTGTCTGCCTCCgtcctccttcctcacctgtTCGTCTGATAACACCATTAGACTGTGGCACACCGACCCCCCCACCAGACACAGAAACCTCTACAGCAAC gacCTGCTGAGGATTTTGTATGTGGGGGAGAACACGCAGCACCTGCAGGccgagggggagaggggggagtcagcaggggctgatgggaaggcTGGGATCAGAGTGCTGGCTGTCAGTCCTGATGGACAACACCTGGCAGCTGGAGACCGCTGTGGAAACCTGCG tatcTTTGGTCTGGAGTTTCTGGACGAGCTGGTGAAGATCGAGGCTCATGACTCGGAGgtgttgtgtctgtctttctcccccGCATCCACAG GTGTGAGGCTGTTGGCGTCGGCCAGCAGGGATCGACTGATCCACATCTTCAGCCTGGACAAGGACTACAGTCTGGAACAGACCCTGAACGACCACTCCgcctccatcactgctgtcaaGTTCACAG GTGAGAGTCCGGAGGTTCGAATGGTGAGCTGTGGAGCAGACAAAAGCATCTACTTCCAGACCGCTGAGCAG ACGGTGGAGGGTCTGTCGTTCTCCAGGAGTCACCACGTGGTGGAGAAGACGACGCTGTACGACATGGACCTGGACTCATCCAGGACGCACGTCGCCATCGCCTGTCAGGACCGAAACGTCAG GGTTTACAACGTGGACACTGGGAAGCTGAAGAAGTGTTTGAAAGGCTCGTCCAGCGATGAAGGAGCTCTGCTGAAG GTTCACGTGGATCCGTCGGGGTCGTTCTTCGCCACCAGCTGCTCTGATAAAAACATCACCATCTTTGACTACGAGTCAGGAGAGTGTGTCTCCACCCTGTTCGGACACTCCG AGATCGTCACCTGTATGAGGTTCAGTCAGGACTGCAGACACCTCATCACTGTGTCCGGAGACAG ttgtgtgtttgtgtggcggTTGGACTCTCAGATGACCAGCATCATGAGGAAGAAGCGTGGCCTCAAACCGCCCCCCGCACCTGAAACCAGcagccacaaacagcagagcatcag GAGAGAGACCTTCATCACTGTGCCCGCCTGTCAGCTGCCtctgatggaggaagaggaggaggaagaggcccGCCTCAGAACTCCACACAGAGTGGACTCAGCtcaag atcCTCCGACGCTTCAGACCAACGGAAAACTGCCCATGTGGTTCAGAAAACTG cagggTCAGGGCGACGCCTCCGCTGCTGTCCAATCAGACGCTGAGCCTCGTCAGGTAAGGAGTCGGTGGGCGGAGCAGCTGGACCCTCTGATCATCTGTGCCAGCTTCTCCCCGAgtcagatggaggaggaggaagaggaggaggaggacttcCACCCTCAGAGTCTGGATAGTCTGCTgggtgaggaggtggaggaggaggaagatggagaggaggagaaggag AGTCCAGGTGAGGACAGGAGCAGCTACATCCTCTACCCCgacaccaccaacaccaccactgACAG GGAGTTCGATGTTGAGGGCGTCGCTGACCCTCAGCAGTCTCTGACccagctggaggtcagaggtcagggggCGGAGCCACTGTGGAGCACTGAGCTGAGTCCGGACTCTGCCTGCTCCGAAGGCTCAGCAGGAAGTCTGGAGCAGCAGCACGACGCCG ACACAGACTCCCTCAGTCAGGGCAGCTCTGTGggcagtttgtgtttggaggAGGACGACGACAGAAACTCTCTGAAGAACCACTTTGACACTCTGGCCTCCAGCCTGACCGACG aGAAGTTTGACACGGACCTGAGGACTCTACGGCCTccagaggaaaaacacttcCTGAACCCTCGACTCAGCATCTCCACCCGCTTCCTGTCCAGATTCCAGGACAGAATCAA GACGTGGCCGAGCCGAGCTCCGCCTCCCGTCTCCATCCCAACCAGGATCTCAGAGGAGAGCAGCGTCAGCAACACATCGGTACAG GTGGACTCGCAGTCGAGCGGCGAGGTCGCCTCATCGCAGTCcactcacacagaaaacactaaCGGTGGAG ACGTCGCCGCAGCGgcccccagcagcagcagcagcgtagcgtctccagtccagcagggggcgcctCGGCTCGGATACCTGGGCACCACGGCCAGCTCCAGAGCAAAAGTGAGCCAGGACCCGCCCACCTCctcccaggaggaggagaacctgtcctcctcctcctcagacctccAGCCTCCTGCCCCCATGCCGTCGTCTGGTCTGGACCCCCATCAGGACCGGACCAG CCCGCAGGTGTCGGCCACGCCCACTGAGGTGATGTCACCAGGCGAAGTCGGGAGGTGGAGCGTCAGCAGCGTGGAGGAGACGCCGACCAATCAAAGCCAAACCCTCATCCAAACTCCCGCCCCCTCTGCAGACACGCCCACatcatgtgacatcatcagctgctCCGACTCCAGGCTGGCGGAAGGTCCAGGAGGGTCCGAGACCAGAATCCAGACTGATCcag ACTCGTCTGTGGGAGACaagtcttcctcctctgagctgcccacctcctcctcctcctcctctctgtcagaaaCACTCCGCCCCCCTCTGACAG gTTCGGGCGATGAAGAGTCGgtcagtctgctgcagtgtcaGCAGGTGTGCGACGAGCTGAGACGGACAGCGAGACGAGCCGCGCACCTTTACCAACAG CTCGGCGTGGCGGCGGACCGTTCGGAGTCGCGTCTTCAGATGTTGTCCGTCCTGCAGGAGGCGTTCGATGTCGTTAACTCTGAGCTGCGGGCGGCGCTGCGGGGCGGAGACGAGGGCGCTGCGACGTTGTCTCTGTTGGAGAAATACTCGGAGCAGCTGGTTCAGATGACCCGGGACAAACTGAACCGAATCTGA
- the wdr62 gene encoding WD repeat-containing protein 62 isoform X2, producing the protein MAEGADCGSANIAKRRQPAGRKSRSSQHKKTVSGRVSLEKVLGISTASGSGLTSDPNSGLIAYPAGCVIVLLHPKKNKQSHIINTSRKPFSALAFSHDGKHLVTGESGHMPCVRVWEVGGAQVAEVQSHKYGVSCVAFSTNSCYIVSVGFQHDMTVSVWDWRKGSIIASNKVSSRVFAVSFSQDNSYFVTAGNRHVKFWYLDASKERRVNSTVPLIGRSGLLGDHKNSMFSGVACGRGLMADNTYCITSSSLLCLFNSSRQLEAWVNLKTSAASCLVVSADFIFCGCADGVIRVFSPSNLQYVSTLHRPHRLGVDLTQSAQHGSLLPASPGAQYPDTLALTFDPAAKHLTCVYNDHSVYVWDVKDMRNVGKLYSALYHSGSVWSVEVYPELPDASQACLPPSSFLTCSSDNTIRLWHTDPPTRHRNLYSNDLLRILYVGENTQHLQAEGERGESAGADGKAGIRVLAVSPDGQHLAAGDRCGNLRIFGLEFLDELVKIEAHDSEVLCLSFSPASTGVRLLASASRDRLIHIFSLDKDYSLEQTLNDHSASITAVKFTGESPEVRMVSCGADKSIYFQTAEQTVEGLSFSRSHHVVEKTTLYDMDLDSSRTHVAIACQDRNVRVYNVDTGKLKKCLKGSSSDEGALLKVHVDPSGSFFATSCSDKNITIFDYESGECVSTLFGHSEIVTCMRFSQDCRHLITVSGDSCVFVWRLDSQMTSIMRKKRGLKPPPAPETSSHKQQSIRRETFITVPACQLPLMEEEEEEEARLRTPHRVDSAQDPPTLQTNGKLPMWFRKLQGQGDASAAVQSDAEPRQVRSRWAEQLDPLIICASFSPSQMEEEEEEEEDFHPQSLDSLLGEEVEEEEDGEEEKESPGEDRSSYILYPDTTNTTTDREFDVEGVADPQQSLTQLEVRGQGAEPLWSTELSPDSACSEGSAGSLEQQHDADTDSLSQGSSVGSLCLEEDDDRNSLKNHFDTLASSLTDEKFDTDLRTLRPPEEKHFLNPRLSISTRFLSRFQDRIKTWPSRAPPPVSIPTRISEESSVSNTSVQVDSQSSGEVASSQSTHTENTNGGDVAAAAPSSSSSVASPVQQGAPRLGYLGTTASSRAKVSQDPPTSSQEEENLSSSSSDLQPPAPMPSSGLDPHQDRTSPQVSATPTEVMSPGEVGRWSVSSVEETPTNQSQTLIQTPAPSADTPTSCDIISCSDSRLAEGPGGSETRIQTDPGQRGEICRLNFYSSVGDKSSSSELPTSSSSSSLSETLRPPLTGSGDEESVSLLQCQQVCDELRRTARRAAHLYQQLGVAADRSESRLQMLSVLQEAFDVVNSELRAALRGGDEGAATLSLLEKYSEQLVQMTRDKLNRI; encoded by the exons ATGGCAGAGGGAGCGGACTGCGGTTCGGCGAACATCGCAAAGAGGAGGCAACCAGCCGGGAGGAAGAGCCGATCGAGCCAGCACAAGAAGACCGTCAGCGGCCGG gtgAGTCTGGAGAAAGTTTTGGGCATCAGCACAGCCAGTGGCAGcggtttgacctctgaccccaacTCTGGGCTCATTGCCTATCCTGCAGG ctgcgtCATCGTGCTGCTTCACCCGAAGAAGAACAAGCAGAGTCACATCATCAACACGTCCAG GAAACCCTTCAGTGCTCTGGCCTTCTCTCACGATGGAAAACACCTGGTCACTGGTGAG agcgGTCACATGCCCTGCGTGCGGGTGTGGGAGGTGGGCGGAGCTCAGGTGGCCGAGGTTCAGTCTCATAAATATGGAGTTTCCTGTGTGGCGTTCTCCACCAACAGCTGCTACATCGTTTCTGTGGGATTCCAACACGACATGACCGTCAGTGTGTGGGACTGGAGG AAAGGTTCGATCATCGCCTCCAACAAAGTGTCCAGCAGAGTGTTCGCCGTCTCCTTCTCGCAGGACAACAGCTACTTCGTCACCGCAGGAAACAGACACGTCAAGTTCTGGTACCTGGACGCCTCCAAAGAACGACGG GTGAACAGCACCGTGCCTCTGATTGGTCGCTCAGGGCTGCTAGGCGATCACAAGAACAGTATGTTCAGCGGGGTGGCGTGTGGGCGTGGCCTCATGGCGGACAACACCTACTGCATCACCAGCTCcagcctgctgtgtctgttcAACAGCAGCCGACAGCTGGAGGCCTGGGTCAACCTCAAG ACGTCGGCGGCGAGCTGCCTGGTGGTCAGCGCAGACTTCATCTTCTGTGGCTGTGCTGACGGCGTGATCAGAGTCTTCAGTCCATCCAACCTGCAGTACGTCAGCACTCTGCACCGACCGCACCGGCTGGGCGTCGACCTCACCCAGAGCGCGCAGCACGG CAGCCTGTTACCTGCCAGTCCAGGTGCTCAGTACCCCGACACGCtggctctgacctttgaccccgctGCCAAACACCTGACCTGCGTGTACAACGACCACAGCGTGTATGTATGGGACGTGAAAGACATGAGGAACGTGGGGAAGCTGTACTCTGCTCTGTACCACAGCGGCTCTGTGTGGAGCGTCGAG GTGTATCCGGAGCTGCCTGATGCGTCCCAGGCCTGTCTGCCTCCgtcctccttcctcacctgtTCGTCTGATAACACCATTAGACTGTGGCACACCGACCCCCCCACCAGACACAGAAACCTCTACAGCAAC gacCTGCTGAGGATTTTGTATGTGGGGGAGAACACGCAGCACCTGCAGGccgagggggagaggggggagtcagcaggggctgatgggaaggcTGGGATCAGAGTGCTGGCTGTCAGTCCTGATGGACAACACCTGGCAGCTGGAGACCGCTGTGGAAACCTGCG tatcTTTGGTCTGGAGTTTCTGGACGAGCTGGTGAAGATCGAGGCTCATGACTCGGAGgtgttgtgtctgtctttctcccccGCATCCACAG GTGTGAGGCTGTTGGCGTCGGCCAGCAGGGATCGACTGATCCACATCTTCAGCCTGGACAAGGACTACAGTCTGGAACAGACCCTGAACGACCACTCCgcctccatcactgctgtcaaGTTCACAG GTGAGAGTCCGGAGGTTCGAATGGTGAGCTGTGGAGCAGACAAAAGCATCTACTTCCAGACCGCTGAGCAG ACGGTGGAGGGTCTGTCGTTCTCCAGGAGTCACCACGTGGTGGAGAAGACGACGCTGTACGACATGGACCTGGACTCATCCAGGACGCACGTCGCCATCGCCTGTCAGGACCGAAACGTCAG GGTTTACAACGTGGACACTGGGAAGCTGAAGAAGTGTTTGAAAGGCTCGTCCAGCGATGAAGGAGCTCTGCTGAAG GTTCACGTGGATCCGTCGGGGTCGTTCTTCGCCACCAGCTGCTCTGATAAAAACATCACCATCTTTGACTACGAGTCAGGAGAGTGTGTCTCCACCCTGTTCGGACACTCCG AGATCGTCACCTGTATGAGGTTCAGTCAGGACTGCAGACACCTCATCACTGTGTCCGGAGACAG ttgtgtgtttgtgtggcggTTGGACTCTCAGATGACCAGCATCATGAGGAAGAAGCGTGGCCTCAAACCGCCCCCCGCACCTGAAACCAGcagccacaaacagcagagcatcag GAGAGAGACCTTCATCACTGTGCCCGCCTGTCAGCTGCCtctgatggaggaagaggaggaggaagaggcccGCCTCAGAACTCCACACAGAGTGGACTCAGCtcaag atcCTCCGACGCTTCAGACCAACGGAAAACTGCCCATGTGGTTCAGAAAACTG cagggTCAGGGCGACGCCTCCGCTGCTGTCCAATCAGACGCTGAGCCTCGTCAGGTAAGGAGTCGGTGGGCGGAGCAGCTGGACCCTCTGATCATCTGTGCCAGCTTCTCCCCGAgtcagatggaggaggaggaagaggaggaggaggacttcCACCCTCAGAGTCTGGATAGTCTGCTgggtgaggaggtggaggaggaggaagatggagaggaggagaaggag AGTCCAGGTGAGGACAGGAGCAGCTACATCCTCTACCCCgacaccaccaacaccaccactgACAG GGAGTTCGATGTTGAGGGCGTCGCTGACCCTCAGCAGTCTCTGACccagctggaggtcagaggtcagggggCGGAGCCACTGTGGAGCACTGAGCTGAGTCCGGACTCTGCCTGCTCCGAAGGCTCAGCAGGAAGTCTGGAGCAGCAGCACGACGCCG ACACAGACTCCCTCAGTCAGGGCAGCTCTGTGggcagtttgtgtttggaggAGGACGACGACAGAAACTCTCTGAAGAACCACTTTGACACTCTGGCCTCCAGCCTGACCGACG aGAAGTTTGACACGGACCTGAGGACTCTACGGCCTccagaggaaaaacacttcCTGAACCCTCGACTCAGCATCTCCACCCGCTTCCTGTCCAGATTCCAGGACAGAATCAA GACGTGGCCGAGCCGAGCTCCGCCTCCCGTCTCCATCCCAACCAGGATCTCAGAGGAGAGCAGCGTCAGCAACACATCGGTACAG GTGGACTCGCAGTCGAGCGGCGAGGTCGCCTCATCGCAGTCcactcacacagaaaacactaaCGGTGGAG ACGTCGCCGCAGCGgcccccagcagcagcagcagcgtagcgtctccagtccagcagggggcgcctCGGCTCGGATACCTGGGCACCACGGCCAGCTCCAGAGCAAAAGTGAGCCAGGACCCGCCCACCTCctcccaggaggaggagaacctgtcctcctcctcctcagacctccAGCCTCCTGCCCCCATGCCGTCGTCTGGTCTGGACCCCCATCAGGACCGGACCAG CCCGCAGGTGTCGGCCACGCCCACTGAGGTGATGTCACCAGGCGAAGTCGGGAGGTGGAGCGTCAGCAGCGTGGAGGAGACGCCGACCAATCAAAGCCAAACCCTCATCCAAACTCCCGCCCCCTCTGCAGACACGCCCACatcatgtgacatcatcagctgctCCGACTCCAGGCTGGCGGAAGGTCCAGGAGGGTCCGAGACCAGAATCCAGACTGATCcaggtcagagaggagaaatCTGCAGGCTGAACTTTT ACTCGTCTGTGGGAGACaagtcttcctcctctgagctgcccacctcctcctcctcctcctctctgtcagaaaCACTCCGCCCCCCTCTGACAG gTTCGGGCGATGAAGAGTCGgtcagtctgctgcagtgtcaGCAGGTGTGCGACGAGCTGAGACGGACAGCGAGACGAGCCGCGCACCTTTACCAACAG CTCGGCGTGGCGGCGGACCGTTCGGAGTCGCGTCTTCAGATGTTGTCCGTCCTGCAGGAGGCGTTCGATGTCGTTAACTCTGAGCTGCGGGCGGCGCTGCGGGGCGGAGACGAGGGCGCTGCGACGTTGTCTCTGTTGGAGAAATACTCGGAGCAGCTGGTTCAGATGACCCGGGACAAACTGAACCGAATCTGA